In Canis aureus isolate CA01 chromosome 12, VMU_Caureus_v.1.0, whole genome shotgun sequence, a genomic segment contains:
- the TAF1B gene encoding TATA box-binding protein-associated factor RNA polymerase I subunit B isoform X3, which translates to MGSTGKSWPTYEDIYKKTIEIGKFLDLPRFPDITEDCYLHPNILCMKYLMEVNLPDEMNDLTCQVVKMTGIGEVDFLTFDPIAKMAKTVKYDVQAVAVIVVVLKLLFLLDDNLEWTLSNIAEKYNEKNKEDKPWFDFRKWYQVMKRSIDEKKQKWEEARAKYLWKSEKPLYHSSIDKAVVYKRREMVVNLQKQFSTLVDSVPTVEKKRPSSFQFNWTEGDSTRTCFHGHGLQGILKKKGQSLTTKNSLYWLSTQKFCRSYCKHVTTYEESNFSRSYQFIINLFSFLLRIKTSSLHEEVSLIEKRLFKAKYSKTKKKSRSRKGRK; encoded by the exons tcTTGGCCTACTTATGAGGATATCTATAAAAAAACGATTGAAATTGGCAAATTCTTAGATTTGCCACGTTTTCCAGACATAACTGAAGACTGCTATCTTCATCCAAACATCTTGTGTATGAAATACTTGATGGAAGTCAATCTCCCTG ATGAAATGAATGATTTAACCTGCCAGGTGGTAAAAATGACTGGAATAGGAGAAGTGGATTTTCTGACATTTGATCCCATAGCTAAAATGGCAAAAACTGTTAAATATGATGTTCAAGCTGTTGCTGTCATTGTAGTAGTATTGAAACTGCTCTTTTTATTGGATGACAATTTAGAATG GACTTTATCTAATATTGCTgagaaatataatgaaaagaacaaagaag ataaGCCATGGTTTGATTTCAGAAAATGGTACCAAGTTATGAAGAGATCTATtgatgagaaaaaacaaaagtggGAGGAAGCCAGGGCTAA GTATCTATGGAAAAGCGAAAAGCCCCTCTACCACTCATCCATTGACAAAGCAGTAGTATATAAAAGAAGAG AAATGGTGGTGAATCTACAAAAACAATTTAGCACACTTGTTGATTCAGTACcaactgttgaaaaaaaaaggcCTTCAAGTTTTCAGTTCAACTGGACTGAAGGAGACTCTACTAGAACCTGTTTCCACGGACATGGCCTCCAGGGGATTCTGAAGAAGAAAGGCCAGTCACTGACAACCAAGAATTCACTATATTGGCTTAGCACACAGAAATTCTGTAGAAG cTATTGTAAACATGTGACAACCTATGAAGAATCAAATTTTTCACGGAGCTATCagtttataataaatctcttctccttcctgctAAGAATAAAGACATCTTCTCTCCATGAAGAAGTGAGCTTAATTGAAAAGagactttttaaagcaaaatatagtAAAacgaaaaagaaatcaagatccaggaaagggagaaagtaa